One stretch of Prunus persica cultivar Lovell chromosome G1, Prunus_persica_NCBIv2, whole genome shotgun sequence DNA includes these proteins:
- the LOC109946495 gene encoding protein LURP-one-related 6-like, with product MQEYIKLTVSAEMKQQVPSSYKKRKFSNSEDFLNLIVKEKVASIPLIGIRATMVNLLMIFYLKEPNSCLARTHAIRISTKARQNKDWDFEIKGYFPDKDCRIVDSRGNTMAHVIIPVHERIYKKFHCLFLLKFGVKKELMASKDLYHVVVTPDMDQAFVIGVITILDYIYVESTRC from the exons ATGCAAGAATACATTAAGCTGACTGTTTCAGCTGAGATGAAGCAGCAAGTCCCCTCGTCCTATAAGAAGAGGAAATTTTCAAACAGTGAAGACTTTCTCAATCTGATAGTCaaagagaaggttgctagcattcctcTTATCGGAATTAGGGCGACAATGGTGAATTTGCTTATGA ttTTCTATTTGAAAGAGCCAAACTCCTGTTTGGCAAGAACTCATGCAATCAGAATCTCCACCAAGGCTAGGCAAAACAAAGACTGGGACTTTGAGATCAAGGGATATTTTCCTGATAAAGATTGTAGGATTGTTGACTCAAGAGGCAACACAATGGCACATGTAATAATTCCTGTTCATgaaagaatatataaaaagtttCATTGTTTGTTTCTATTGAAATTC GGGGTGAAGAAGGAGTTGATGGCAAGCAAGGATCTCTACCATGTTGTGGTGACACCAGACATGGATCAAGCTTTTGTTATTGGGGTCATTACCATTCTTGATTACATATATGTTGAATCCACTAGGTGCTAG
- the LOC18793119 gene encoding F-box protein CPR30 codes for MLNIPRELIWDILLRLQLKDLIRYRCVSKAWYAFIHNQDFIKLHLERSIKTNSTRTILLHTTPSYFFSLPFDNDEKLGTATVVRFSIPSKDPVRETTVTVGYANGLVCIRNSIDEDMSYIALWNPSIQKLKKIPTRTHEPRAQPSLKSEMLNIYGFGYDSTNDDYKIVGIIRKPAHEYEVSVYSLKANSWKRIQNMPCSGFSLQSYSMVFSKGALSWLMWKKLHHEHQYMIVGVTLDLASEKYREFPSPVDRIDEIETSMLELDVLGDYLCVCINRFMNRCEAWIMKEYGVTESWSLIYSIEMVLSIDMLYYTLEFQTYKPLVFSKNGKTVLLKMSKNFKSDSLVWYDLEKKSFKQVEISGLPGLFKPTICWGSLCLLDGDPVIV; via the coding sequence ATGTTAAACATCCCACGGGAGCTAATCTGGGACATCCTTTTACGGCTCCAGCTGAAGGATTTGATCCGATACAGATGTGTTTCCAAAGCTTGGTATGCTTTCATCCACAACCAAGACTTCATCAAACTGCATCTCGAACGCTCCATCAAAACCAACTCTACTCGCACCATTTTACTCCACACTACTCCCTCATATTTCTTTTCGTTGCCTTTTGACAACGATGAGAAGCTCGGGACAGCCACGGTAGTCAGGTTTTCGATTCCGTCAAAAGACCCAGTGAGGGAAACTACTGTGACAGTGGGCTATGCCAATGGTCTGGTTTGCATACGCAACTCTATCGATGAGGATATGTCTTATATTGCTTTGTGGAACCCGTCAATTCAAAAGCTGAAGAAAATTCCCACTAGAACACATGAACCGCGTGCACAGCCATCCCTAAAATCAGAGATGTTGAATATATATGGATTCGGGTACGATTCAACCAATGACGACTATAAAATAGTGGGGATTATTAGGAAGCCTGCTCATGAGTATGAAGTCAGTGTTTATAGCCTAAAAGCCAACTCATGGAAAAGGATCCAGAACATGCCTTGCAGTGGTTTTTCGTTACAGTCATATAGCATGGTGTTTTCAAAGGGCGCTCTAAGTTGGCTTATGTGGAAAAAGTTACACCATGAACATCAGTACATGATCGTAGGCGTAACCCTTGATCTTGCCAGTGAGAAATATCGGGAGTTTCCCAGCCCAGTGGATAggattgatgaaattgaaacttctATGCTGGAATTGGATGTCTTGGGAGACTATCTGTGTGTTTGTATTAATCGTTTCATGAATCGATGTGAGGCTTGGATTATGAAGGAATATGGAGTGACAGAATCTTGGAGCCTGATTTATTCTATTGAAATGGTTTTGTCTATTGACATGCTTTATTATACTCTGGAGTTTCAGACCTACAAACCTTTGGTGTTTTCAAAGAATGGCAAAACGGTTCTTTTGAAGATGAGCAAAAATTTCAAGTCCGATAGTCTTGTTTGGTATGATTTAGAGAAAAAGAGTTTCAAACAAGTTGAAATTAGTGGGCTGCCCGGTCTATTCAAACCAACCATTTGCTGGGGGAGCCTTTGTCTTCTTGATGGCGATCCTGTTATTGTCTAG
- the LOC18792915 gene encoding F-box protein CPR30, which produces MSILPPELILDILLRLSYKDLIRSLCVSKAWYAFIHDQRFIKAHLQRSIETNSAPLSILIWSDNPEDAPSGFFSLTFRDNETIGAAVRTEQPFKYADNYTDILGNSVHGVVCIRNCVDWEIALWNPSIQKLKKIPFPSFETPKFTAYYGFGYDSVHDDYKVVGIGDCHTESCQVHIYSLKSNSWKRIQNMPCNNFDFHSDYIVFFNGALNWLMHPVLDETPHIIQTLTLTSEEYCQFSTPVDLDDVYNMYTPTLSLEVLGGCLCLCVDRFGAAHDVWVMKEYGMTESWTLLFSIEPEAVPWVHVHSFKPLVLSKNGEMVLLTYKYHNSVFFWYDLKKKSFKQVEFRGHPHVSKVAVSGVGSLYLLDPVISWKGSTSPLYL; this is translated from the coding sequence ATGTCGATCCTCCCACCGGAGCTAATCTTGGACATACTTTTACGGCTTTCGTACAAGGATTTGATACGATCCCTGTGCGTTTCGAAAGCTTGGTATGCTTTCATCCACGACCAACGCTTCATCAAAGCCCATCTCCAACGCTCCATTGAAACCAACTCTGCTCCTCTATCCATTTTAATTTGGTCAGATAACCCCGAAGATGCTCCCTCGGGTTTCTTTTCATTGACCTTTAGGGACAACGAAACGATCGGGGCAGCCGTGAGAACTGAGCAGCCGTTCAAATACGCTGACAATTACACAGACATATTGGGCAACTCTGTTCATGGTGTGGTTTGCATACGCAACTGTGTCGATTGGGAAATTGCTTTGTGGAACCCGTCAATTCAAAAGTTGAAGAAGATTCCCTTCCCAAGCTTTGAGACGCCGAAATTCACTGCTTACTATGGATTCGGGTATGATTCTGTTCATGATGACTATAAAGTTGTGGGAATAGGGGATTGCCATACCGAGAGTTGTCAAGTTCATATTTATAGCCTAAAATCTAACTCATGGAAAAGGATCCAAAACATGCCTTGcaataattttgattttcattcaGATTATATCGTGTTCTTCAACGGTGCTCTAAATTGGCTGATGCACCCGGTGTTAGATGAAACCCCGCACATAATTCAAACTCTTACTCTTACCAGTGAGGAATATTGCCAGTTTTCCACCCCGGTCGATCTGGATGACGTGTATAACATGTATACGCCTACGCTGTCTTTGGAGGTCTTGGGGGGCTGTTTATGTCTCTGTGTTGATCGTTTCGGCGCCGCACATGATGTTTGGGTTATGAAGGAGTATGGAATGACAGAATCTTGGACCCTGCTTTTTTCTATTGAGCCAGAAGCTGTGCCTTGGGTGCATGTTCATTCTTTCAAACCACTGGTGTTGTCAAAGAATGGAGAAATGGTCCTTTTGACTTACAAGTACCACAATTCTGTGTTCTTTTGGTatgatttaaagaaaaagagtttCAAACAAGTTGAATTTCGCGGTCATCCCCATGTATCTAAAGTGGCAGTTAGTGGTGTCGGGAGCCTTTATCTTCTTGATCCTGTTATTTCTTGGAAGGGATCGACAAGTCCCCTCTACCTCTAA